The nucleotide sequence CATTCTTTCTTTGGTAACAGAATCGTCAGAGGCAAGAATGCGGCCTAGGTTCAGTCGTGAACACACCTCCTGCCCGCTCGCCAGAGAACCATTGACACCTCACCTTTCCCTCCCTATCTTTGGATGTGAAGACGTCCATACGAATCGCCGCCATCACACTGATACTCTGTTCCGCCGCCTCGGCACAGTTTTACTTCGGCCGCAATAAGATCCAGTACCACCCCTTCGACTGGCACGTCCTTACCACACCCCATTTCGAGATCTACTACTATAAGGAAGAAGAGGAACTGGCATCTGCCGGCGCCTTCTTCGCCGAGGAAGCGTTCAGCGAAATGGAGAAGAAATTCAATTTTACCCTCATCAAAAAGGTACCCCTCATCTTTTACAGCTCGCACCTCCACTTCCAGCAGACTAATACTCTTCCGTATCTGATTCCCGAAGGGGTCGGCGGATTCTTCGAATTCATCAAGGGGCGTGTGGTGATCCCCTATATGGGGTCAACCTTCCAATTTAAACGGGTCATTCGTCACGAGCTGGTGCACGTATTTATGCATAACAAGATCGGCCAGATTCTCAGGATGCATAACATCCAGACCTACCGCGTACCCCCCCTCTGGTTCACCGAAGGGTTAGCCGAGTTCTGGGCCAACCAGTGGGATTCTAAGACAGAGATGGTCATCAGGGACGCCTTCATCAACGATTACCTTGTCCCCCTCGACCGGCTCGACTTATCCAGTTCCGGTTTCCTCCTCTACAAGGAAGGTCAGTCATTCTTGCGTTTTATCGACGAATCTTACGGCCCCGAAAAGATCCTTCATATCATGGAGAACATCTGGCGCGACGGCAATTTCTACACGGTCATGGAATCGGTACTTGAAAAGGACTTTCAGGAAATCAGCGATGAGTGGCGCTATTTCTACAAGAAAGAGATCTATCCTCTGCTTGAATCGAGCGACACGCCGGGGAAGCAGTCGCAGCAGATTACTGATGTCGGCATCAATTCCGCACCCGTTTACTACCACGGCGAGAGCGATAGGGTACTCTACCTCTCTAACCGCACCGGCTATTCGGAAATTGTGCTTCAGTCGCTCTATCCCCACGAATCAGACGCCGATGCAGAAGTGTTGATAGAAGGCGAACGGACAGCCGGTCTGGAATCCCTCCATCTGCTGCAGACCGATATGGATGTAAGCGGCATGGGTATCCTGATCTTCTCGTCCAAATCCGGAGCAACCGATGTGCTCAATTTCTTCCATATCGATTCCGCGAAGACTGTCGCCACCTTCCGCCACCCGGATCTCATTTCAATCATTTCACCCAAATGGTCACAGGATGAATCGAAGGTAGTCTTTACTGGTGTCGACTGGCGCGGTTACGAGGATCTTTACCTTCTCGACCGACAGACCATGGAGCTCACCCGCCTGACGGACGATTTCTACGGAGACCGGACGCCCTCTTTTTCGCCTGACGGCCGCACAGTCGCTTTTAGTTCAGATCGTGGACAACACGGCGCCGATGGGTTCTTCAACATATTTGCCTACGATCTGGAGAAAGGCAGCATCATCCGCCTCACCGACGGCCCGTACAACGATCTCTCTCCCGACTGGTCCCGCGCCGACCGCCCAAGCATCCTCTTCTCATCAGACCGTGACGGCGTTTACAATCTATGGCTTCTGCGAGACACCGGTACGGCGGAAAGCCCCTTTCCTCTTCAGCAATCGACTCTCGTTCCGCTGACACATTTCACCACCGGCGCCTTCGATCCGCGCTGGGCCGGCGAGAATGACCAGGATGTCGTCTTCAGCGCCTTCGAAAAATTCAGGTTCCAGATTCAGCTGCTGCAAAACGCCACTACCCTGGCTGAAGACGGGCAGGAGGCCGCTGCCATCCAGACACCGGTTTCGCCCCCCTGGCACAGAGAACAACTAACCGCCGAAACTAAACGGAGCGCGCTACCCTACAGGAAAAGATTCACCTTCGACATCGCCCAGACAGCTATTGCCTACGATCCCATTTTCGGTTTCATCGGCGGCGCCCAGGTGACTGTCTCCGATCTCCTCGGCAACGACTACTACCACTTCCTCCTCTTCAATTCCGCCCAGTCGTCCTCCGAGTTTTCCAACCGGTTTAACCTAGCCGTCACAAAAGTCGATATCTCGCGCCGGATCAACATCAGCTACGGACTGTTTCATTTCGCCAACGACTACTTCACCTATTCCAGCGGATTCTTTTTTGAACAGCGCTACGGGGGCCAGTTTGCCCTCAGCTATCCCTTCTCAGTCTTCAAGCGGATGGAGGTCACATCGAGCCTGTGGCAAACTTCACGTGACTACTACGGCGCCTCCGATACATTTGATGCACTCCTCGTCTCCAACTCAGCCTCATACGTTTTCGATAACTCCATCTGGGGACCGGTCGGCCCTATAGACGGCACCAGCCTTCGCTTCACCGTCGGTCAGACTATCGATTTCTCCCGCTCCCGCATCTACTACACCGGTCTCCTGGCAGACTACAGAAAATACTTCCGGACATCACTGCAGACGCTCTACGCCTTGCGCGTCATGACATGGCTCAACGAAGGAGAAGACCTGTTCCGCTTTTTCATCGGCGGCAGTTGGGGCATCCGGGGGTACGAGCGGACGGCGGTTTCTGGCAAGAGCTTTCTTATGATCAATAATGAATTCCGTTTTCCGTTTGCCAGTCAGTTGGTGCTCCGTTTCCCATCCGTCGATTTCGGTCTGGCGCCACTGCGAGGAGCCCTCTTCTTCGATCTGGGTAACGCCTGGAACGACAGCTTTGACGGTCTGCTGGGCAGCTTCGGCATCGGCCTTAGAGGCAACTTCCTACGCGTCATGGTGCTGCGTCTCGACGTCGGCAAGACAACCGATTTTCATTCCGTCTCAAAGGGACTCTTTACTCAATTCTTTTTCGGCTGGAACTACTGATGAAGACGTCGCACGGTCATATCCTGTCGAACATCGCTATTCTTTCTGTTACAGCGGCAGTCATCTCATGCGCCGGGCGGATTTCACTTGACACTGAGGCCAGCGAAGCAGTCGATTGGATGACAGAAGGAAAGGATTTCTCCCGTCTCTATCATGTTCCCGGTGCCAATCTCACACCGCCCCTCACTCTGGTCTGGAAGGAGAAGTTCATAGCGGGCATATCCAGCTCGCCTCTCCTGGCGGGCGACCGTCTCTTCCTGCCACTCCTGAACGGAGAGTTAGTGGTCCTCAGCGTGAAAACAGGCAAGAAGGTGGCTCGCAAGAAACTGTCCCGCGGCCCCATCTTCGGCCTCACCCTGGCGGACTCCACCATATACTTCGGCGTCGGTCAAAGGAAGACGACGTTCAAGGCATACGACATCCGCAAGGGGCACTACGACTGGCAGCTGGAATTGGGTCCTATCGAATCGGCACCAGTAGTGAACGGCCGGCATCTCTATGTCGTCAGCCGGTCGCGCCAGCTCTACTGTCTTAACCGAAAGGATGGATCTGTTCTGTGGCAGAGCACAGATGGATCCACCGTCCGCGATGCACCAATTGCCATAAGCGGTAACCTCGTATATCTCGATCAGGATGGTAATCTCATTGCGAGCCGGATGGAGACGGGTGCACTGAACTGGACTGTCACCCTGCCGCCCGATGGGCGCGGCTCGCCCCAGAAGAGTGACACCTCCCCAGCCGCCACAGCGAAGCAGATCTTTGTCACTACCCTTTCCGGACAGCTACTGGCTTACGACGCCGGCGGCGGTGCTCTCCAGTGGCGCTACGACTGCGGTTCACCCATTTATACACCACCTTCTTGTGACGGTTCACTGGTGTTCGCGGCGGCGTCATCAGGAACGGTCTTCTGCTTGAATGCTGAAACAGGCACACTGGTTTGGAGCTACGACGTGGGCAGTGTTATCAGCACCGCTCCGGTCATCGCCGGGACTCGCCTCGTAGTCACCGCCAACAGGGGTGATATCATTCTGCTGAACAGTCGC is from Candidatus Neomarinimicrobiota bacterium and encodes:
- a CDS encoding PQQ-binding-like beta-propeller repeat protein, whose translation is MKTSHGHILSNIAILSVTAAVISCAGRISLDTEASEAVDWMTEGKDFSRLYHVPGANLTPPLTLVWKEKFIAGISSSPLLAGDRLFLPLLNGELVVLSVKTGKKVARKKLSRGPIFGLTLADSTIYFGVGQRKTTFKAYDIRKGHYDWQLELGPIESAPVVNGRHLYVVSRSRQLYCLNRKDGSVLWQSTDGSTVRDAPIAISGNLVYLDQDGNLIASRMETGALNWTVTLPPDGRGSPQKSDTSPAATAKQIFVTTLSGQLLAYDAGGGALQWRYDCGSPIYTPPSCDGSLVFAAASSGTVFCLNAETGTLVWSYDVGSVISTAPVIAGTRLVVTANRGDIILLNSRSGVELWSDRLQGRIAAAPVIGGSHMVVADDKKTIYLYTATGEESNQ